One Cohnella candidum genomic region harbors:
- a CDS encoding GNAT family N-acetyltransferase: MLSTWKDDYLGDVIELWNREAVREGYKEMTEESFRRVFLSSPYFDSANTFVWTDGEGGPVQGFACGCSGDDLPLGADAGYVTCAFLEGEAGTEENYAILLDAIEARFRELGKKQAEVLFFNPMMLPWYIPGTPKHEHNNAPGVPEGSELHRVLLNRGYAQRATQHAMYLPLDGFAIPEEIRVKEGKARSEGYTVALHDPERVRGVEPMLDALGNPLWSREISQSVAAGIPVVMADFRGEAVGFAGPVIRQESGRGYFAGIGVRPEHEGHGLGSILFFKLCEAFRNIGTEYMSLYTGSTNPAIKIYEKACFRTVKKFAIMRKEF; the protein is encoded by the coding sequence ATGTTGTCGACTTGGAAAGACGATTACCTGGGCGATGTAATTGAACTGTGGAACCGGGAAGCCGTGCGAGAGGGCTATAAAGAGATGACGGAAGAAAGCTTTCGCCGCGTCTTTTTATCCAGCCCTTATTTTGATTCCGCCAATACGTTCGTATGGACGGACGGGGAAGGCGGACCCGTGCAAGGCTTCGCCTGCGGCTGCTCGGGAGACGACCTGCCGCTCGGGGCAGACGCGGGATACGTCACGTGCGCCTTTCTCGAGGGTGAGGCCGGAACCGAAGAAAATTACGCGATCCTGCTGGACGCGATCGAGGCGCGTTTCCGGGAACTGGGGAAGAAGCAGGCGGAGGTCCTTTTCTTTAACCCGATGATGCTGCCTTGGTACATACCGGGCACGCCGAAGCACGAACACAACAACGCCCCCGGCGTGCCGGAAGGCAGTGAGCTTCACCGGGTACTGTTGAACCGGGGTTATGCGCAGCGGGCGACGCAGCACGCCATGTATTTGCCTTTGGACGGCTTCGCTATTCCCGAAGAGATCCGCGTCAAAGAAGGTAAAGCGCGGTCTGAGGGATATACGGTGGCGTTGCATGATCCGGAGCGGGTCCGCGGCGTGGAGCCGATGCTTGACGCGCTCGGCAATCCTCTCTGGTCGAGGGAAATCTCTCAGAGCGTGGCCGCCGGCATCCCCGTGGTGATGGCGGACTTCCGCGGCGAGGCGGTCGGCTTTGCCGGACCCGTCATCCGCCAGGAGAGCGGCAGGGGCTATTTCGCCGGGATCGGCGTCCGGCCCGAGCACGAAGGCCACGGCCTCGGCAGCATCCTTTTCTTCAAGCTGTGCGAAGCCTTCCGGAATATCGGAACCGAATACATGTCCTTATATACGGGAAGCACGAACCCGGCGATCAAAATTTACGAGAAAGCGTGCTTCCGAACCGTCAAAAAATTCGCCATCATGCGAAAGGAGTTTTAA
- a CDS encoding anhydro-N-acetylmuramic acid kinase, with protein sequence MGTANVRREGSRYAVGLMSGTSVDGIDAALVEIVGKPGAPDGVKLIAFVNTPFPPDVRQEIFKLFEPSYATVDRIGRMNVTLGKLYADAALSVIGQGGLAPVDVSLIGSHGQTIYHAPEDRYTVQIGEGAVIAAETGIPCVSDFRVADIAAGGQGAPLVPFTEYLLYRETARTLLLQNIGGIGNVTVIPAGCVPEDVYAFDTGPGNMLIDGVVSRLTDGAMSMDAGGAIAAKGTVDDTLFERLRQDAYYALPLPKSTGRERFGSAYVEELLRYRNESGLSAEDLVATVTRLTAWSIGDAYVRFIRNRQAADAMIVGGGGSYNPILMSFLKQEMEPHGVQVLTQEETGGNSDAKEAVAFALLADCTMSGVPNNLPSATGARRQAVLGKISY encoded by the coding sequence ATGGGGACCGCGAACGTACGCCGGGAGGGCAGCCGATATGCCGTAGGGTTGATGTCGGGTACGTCCGTGGACGGGATCGATGCGGCTTTGGTCGAGATCGTCGGGAAGCCCGGCGCCCCGGACGGCGTGAAGCTGATCGCGTTCGTAAACACGCCGTTTCCGCCGGACGTCCGGCAGGAGATCTTTAAGCTGTTCGAACCGTCTTACGCGACAGTAGACCGGATCGGACGGATGAACGTGACGCTCGGCAAGCTTTACGCGGACGCCGCGTTGTCCGTGATCGGGCAGGGCGGGCTCGCGCCGGTTGACGTCTCGTTGATCGGCTCGCACGGCCAGACGATCTACCATGCCCCGGAAGATCGGTATACGGTCCAGATTGGGGAAGGGGCCGTCATCGCGGCCGAGACGGGCATTCCTTGCGTCTCCGATTTCCGCGTCGCCGATATCGCGGCCGGAGGGCAAGGGGCGCCTTTAGTTCCGTTTACCGAATATTTGCTTTATCGGGAAACGGCGAGGACGCTGCTGCTGCAGAACATCGGAGGCATCGGCAACGTGACGGTCATCCCCGCCGGATGCGTACCCGAGGACGTCTATGCGTTCGACACCGGACCCGGCAACATGTTGATCGACGGGGTCGTGTCTCGGCTTACGGACGGCGCAATGTCGATGGATGCCGGCGGGGCGATTGCCGCCAAAGGCACCGTGGATGATACGCTGTTCGAACGCCTGCGGCAAGACGCGTACTACGCGTTGCCGCTTCCCAAGTCGACGGGCCGTGAACGGTTCGGATCCGCTTACGTGGAAGAGTTGCTCCGTTATCGGAACGAGTCTGGCCTGTCTGCGGAAGATCTGGTTGCCACGGTCACTCGACTGACGGCATGGTCCATCGGAGACGCGTACGTCCGCTTCATCCGGAACCGGCAAGCCGCGGACGCCATGATCGTAGGCGGGGGCGGCAGTTACAATCCGATTTTGATGAGCTTTTTGAAGCAAGAGATGGAGCCGCACGGCGTGCAAGTGTTGACGCAGGAAGAAACGGGAGGCAACAGCGACGCCAAGGAGGCGGTGGCATTCGCTTTGCTGGCCGATTGCACGATGTCCGGCGTCCCGAACAATCTTCCTTCGGCCACGGGAGCGCGGCGGCAGGCGGTTCTCGGTAAAATTTCATACTGA
- a CDS encoding carbohydrate ABC transporter permease produces MALYNNHAGNRSYKRNLRNGIIMALLLVFALATLFPIYFMVISTFGDPVEAGAVSYSLWPAKFTFASYKFFFDYSEYSFRWIWNSLIVAGSVMVFNVIFATMAGFAFSKLRFKGRSLLFTMLLVAMMIPYQVTQVPLYILIVNIFDIQNTYGALILPGLVTVYNIFLAKQFMSSIPNEILESAKVEGANQFQIYWKIIMPLSKTVMAVMAILTFMDSWNTFFWPFLVTNTMDMQTIQVGLKNFRFANTTYFSPMMAGATVSALPMFILFFSLQKYFLEGVTVGAVKG; encoded by the coding sequence ATGGCTCTTTACAACAACCACGCAGGCAATCGTTCGTACAAAAGGAATCTGCGCAACGGCATCATCATGGCACTGCTGCTCGTGTTCGCCTTGGCGACGTTGTTCCCGATCTATTTCATGGTGATTTCCACGTTCGGCGATCCCGTAGAGGCAGGCGCCGTGAGCTATTCGCTGTGGCCTGCGAAGTTCACTTTCGCTTCTTACAAGTTCTTTTTCGATTACAGCGAATATTCTTTCCGGTGGATCTGGAACTCGCTCATCGTCGCGGGCAGCGTCATGGTGTTCAACGTCATTTTCGCCACCATGGCCGGCTTCGCGTTTTCCAAATTGCGTTTTAAAGGCCGTTCCCTTCTGTTCACGATGCTTCTCGTCGCCATGATGATTCCGTACCAAGTGACGCAGGTGCCCCTCTACATCCTGATCGTCAACATTTTCGACATCCAGAATACGTACGGCGCGCTCATCCTGCCGGGTCTCGTGACCGTGTACAACATCTTTTTGGCGAAGCAGTTCATGAGCTCCATTCCGAACGAGATTCTGGAAAGCGCCAAGGTGGAAGGGGCGAACCAATTCCAGATTTATTGGAAGATCATCATGCCCCTGTCCAAAACGGTCATGGCGGTCATGGCCATCCTGACGTTTATGGACAGCTGGAATACGTTCTTCTGGCCGTTCCTCGTGACCAACACGATGGACATGCAAACGATCCAGGTCGGTTTGAAAAATTTCCGCTTCGCCAACACGACGTATTTCTCGCCGATGATGGCGGGAGCGACCGTATCGGCCTTGCCGATGTTCATTCTGTTCTTCAGCTTGCAAAAGTACTTCCTCGAAGGCGTCACCGTCGGCGCGGTCAAAGGTTGA
- a CDS encoding carbohydrate ABC transporter permease, protein MAQPAAQGKKLKMKGDGAWGYAFIAVALVIYALFTAYPVVKAFLVSFQEYKPLGSTYVGFDNYVSSFHSALFWKAIRNTVVYTVLTVPVALVLSFAIAIMILPLRKSMQTAFKAIYYLPVVASGVALSVVWLWIYDPLPAGIFNQLIHLFGAHNQNWLGSSATSMLSLVIMSWLSSHGASIIIYLAALLGIDESYYEAADIDGATFWQKLWHIVIPCLKPTTLFLLVTGVIGSFQVFQNAYLMTGGGPDHATTMVGLLIFDNAFKYFEFGKAAAQSLVLAFIIAIISLIQFKFLGKDVEY, encoded by the coding sequence ATGGCACAGCCAGCAGCGCAAGGAAAGAAGCTCAAAATGAAAGGCGACGGGGCATGGGGTTATGCTTTCATCGCCGTCGCCTTGGTCATTTACGCCCTATTCACGGCATACCCGGTCGTGAAGGCGTTTCTCGTCAGTTTTCAGGAATACAAACCGCTGGGCTCCACCTACGTTGGGTTCGACAATTACGTTTCGTCGTTTCACAGCGCGCTTTTTTGGAAAGCGATCCGGAATACCGTCGTGTATACGGTGCTGACCGTTCCGGTGGCCCTGGTGTTGTCCTTCGCCATCGCGATCATGATTCTCCCGCTGCGCAAATCGATGCAGACCGCGTTCAAAGCGATCTATTATCTTCCGGTCGTCGCTTCCGGCGTCGCTTTGTCGGTCGTCTGGCTGTGGATCTACGATCCGCTGCCCGCGGGCATTTTCAACCAACTGATCCATCTGTTCGGGGCGCATAACCAGAACTGGCTCGGCTCCAGCGCCACCTCGATGCTGTCGCTCGTCATCATGTCCTGGCTGTCCAGCCACGGCGCGAGCATCATCATCTACCTGGCCGCGCTGCTCGGCATCGACGAGAGCTATTACGAGGCCGCGGATATCGATGGAGCGACATTCTGGCAGAAGCTTTGGCACATCGTCATTCCTTGCTTGAAGCCGACGACGCTGTTCCTGCTCGTCACCGGCGTCATCGGATCGTTCCAGGTGTTCCAGAACGCGTACCTGATGACCGGCGGCGGTCCGGACCACGCGACGACGATGGTCGGCCTGCTCATTTTCGACAACGCCTTCAAATACTTCGAATTCGGCAAAGCCGCGGCACAATCGCTCGTGCTCGCGTTCATTATCGCCATCATCTCCTTGATCCAGTTTAAGTTCCTGGGCAAAGACGTGGAATATTGA
- a CDS encoding ABC transporter substrate-binding protein has protein sequence MKRKMRVASLILALTLSAGSLAACSSKNDGGTASPAASGASSSAASDAKDTITALLPPVSPTYQDNFKQMEADFNKQYPNLTLKIEPASWEDMTQKLDTQVNAGSPPDIAFIGSDGISKYAQQGMLMDITDSATTDMVEDYDKAPLEYMKNGKGLYGFPAYMEVHALGGNKQFLEAAGIDWKSIQKNGWTYDQFREAIKKGVVKDGDNYKRYGFVFATAGVTGKDYLNILAKSAGMPSVFTQDLKYAYTSKNFLELLKDVRQLIDDGSMPKELSSIDGGKRWNMFLTGQTMITGKGLATFENSAKKNNAKLDAKDASAVKDSIKVDYIVLPVPTFFGQPAVSYTVVDGYVTFRGKKEPTAEHKANVVKAAYFLASGKVAATTNNDLFAAHITKSAKKEAESMKIDRMPENVEAVQTMLSHAAPARPDIPVELGAKATKIETEVIVPKLQALLANEISPDDMYKAVKDAAVEAFGEDGIVKD, from the coding sequence ATGAAAAGAAAAATGCGCGTAGCATCGCTCATTCTCGCCTTAACGCTCTCCGCCGGTTCGCTCGCCGCGTGTTCGTCCAAGAACGACGGTGGAACCGCTTCCCCTGCCGCTTCGGGCGCTTCGTCCAGCGCGGCAAGCGACGCGAAAGACACGATTACGGCACTGCTTCCTCCGGTTTCTCCTACTTACCAAGACAACTTCAAGCAAATGGAAGCCGATTTCAATAAGCAGTATCCGAACTTGACCCTCAAAATCGAGCCGGCCAGCTGGGAAGACATGACGCAAAAGCTCGACACGCAAGTCAACGCGGGCAGCCCGCCGGACATCGCCTTCATCGGCTCCGACGGAATATCGAAATACGCTCAGCAAGGCATGCTCATGGACATTACGGACTCGGCAACGACCGACATGGTCGAGGACTACGACAAAGCGCCGCTCGAATACATGAAGAACGGCAAAGGTCTCTACGGCTTCCCGGCTTACATGGAAGTGCACGCCCTCGGCGGAAACAAGCAATTCCTCGAAGCAGCGGGCATCGATTGGAAATCGATCCAGAAAAACGGCTGGACGTACGACCAGTTCCGCGAAGCGATCAAAAAAGGCGTCGTGAAAGACGGCGACAACTACAAGCGCTACGGCTTCGTATTCGCGACAGCGGGCGTTACCGGCAAAGACTACCTGAACATTCTCGCCAAGAGCGCGGGCATGCCGTCGGTGTTCACCCAAGACCTGAAATACGCTTACACCAGCAAAAACTTCCTTGAGCTTCTGAAAGACGTCCGTCAGCTGATCGACGACGGCTCCATGCCGAAAGAACTGAGCTCCATCGACGGCGGCAAACGCTGGAACATGTTCCTGACCGGCCAGACGATGATCACCGGCAAAGGCCTTGCGACCTTCGAAAACTCCGCGAAGAAGAACAACGCGAAGCTGGACGCCAAAGACGCCAGCGCCGTCAAGGACAGCATCAAAGTCGACTACATCGTGCTGCCGGTTCCGACGTTCTTCGGTCAGCCTGCGGTGTCCTACACCGTCGTTGACGGCTACGTTACCTTCCGCGGCAAGAAAGAGCCGACGGCCGAGCATAAAGCGAACGTCGTCAAAGCGGCTTACTTCCTGGCCAGCGGCAAAGTAGCGGCCACGACGAACAACGACCTGTTCGCCGCCCACATCACGAAGAGCGCCAAGAAAGAAGCCGAAAGCATGAAGATCGACCGCATGCCGGAAAACGTCGAAGCCGTTCAAACGATGCTGTCGCATGCAGCGCCTGCGCGTCCCGACATCCCGGTAGAGCTCGGCGCCAAAGCGACGAAGATCGAAACCGAAGTCATCGTACCGAAGCTGCAAGCGCTTCTGGCGAACGAAATTTCGCCGGACGACATGTACAAAGCGGTGAAAGACGCAGCTGTCGAAGCCTTCGGCGAAGACGGAATCGTGAAAGACTGA
- the murQ gene encoding N-acetylmuramic acid 6-phosphate etherase yields the protein MNEYLAGLTTEEINQDTRMIDECSTEQMLQLLNREDAQVPAAVAQEIPQIAKAVDVLHHVLKNGGRMFYIGAGTSGRIGVLDASECPPTFGTDPLLVQGHIAGGDTALRVAVEGFEDNAEEGIALIDRCGVTDKDAVIGISASGSAAFVIAGLKRASEIGASTIGVVNNKNSKLEAVCDICIAPVVGPEVIMGSTRLKAGSAQKLVLNMLSTSTMVKLGKTYNNLMVDLKASNQKLHDRSLRIIRAATGVDFDTAADFLERASTNCKLAIMMIKTGLEAPQAEQALDQCDGNLKAAINSFMKVI from the coding sequence ATGAACGAATATCTCGCGGGATTGACGACGGAGGAGATCAATCAGGATACCCGGATGATCGACGAATGCTCCACGGAACAGATGCTGCAGCTGCTCAATCGCGAAGATGCTCAAGTTCCCGCCGCGGTTGCCCAAGAAATTCCGCAAATCGCGAAAGCGGTAGACGTCCTGCATCACGTGCTGAAGAACGGCGGCCGCATGTTCTACATCGGAGCCGGCACGTCCGGCCGGATCGGCGTCCTGGACGCTTCCGAATGCCCGCCCACGTTCGGCACGGATCCTTTGCTCGTGCAGGGACACATTGCCGGGGGAGACACGGCGCTTCGGGTGGCGGTGGAAGGATTCGAAGACAACGCGGAGGAGGGGATCGCTTTAATCGACAGATGCGGGGTGACGGACAAGGACGCCGTTATCGGCATTTCCGCCAGCGGCAGCGCCGCTTTCGTCATCGCAGGATTGAAGAGGGCTTCCGAAATCGGAGCCAGCACCATCGGAGTCGTGAACAACAAGAATTCCAAGCTGGAAGCCGTCTGCGACATCTGCATCGCCCCGGTCGTCGGACCGGAAGTCATCATGGGCTCCACCCGGCTCAAAGCGGGGTCCGCCCAGAAGCTCGTGCTGAACATGCTGTCTACGAGCACGATGGTGAAGCTCGGCAAGACCTACAACAATCTGATGGTCGACTTGAAAGCGAGCAACCAGAAGCTGCACGATCGCTCCTTGCGGATTATCAGAGCCGCGACGGGCGTGGATTTCGACACCGCCGCAGACTTCCTTGAAAGGGCTTCCACGAATTGCAAGCTCGCCATCATGATGATCAAAACGGGCCTAGAAGCACCGCAAGCAGAGCAAGCGCTGGATCAATGCGACGGCAACCTCAAAGCGGCAATAAATTCCTTTATGAAAGTTATTTAA
- a CDS encoding MurR/RpiR family transcriptional regulator — MAIHDNILIKIREMKDSLTPVERMVAECILANLDEVPHLSIKSLAQLSKTSDASVLRFCKTMGYSGYRSFIVSISASLGSREEEQKETYTDIQPGDDLSIIVSNISRNNMKSIEDTLSIIDRNEIAKAVKVLRSSNRIVFFGIGASGLVCMDAEQKFSRINKLCHSYTDGHSQLTAATLLGRGDVAFFVSNSGDTVEILDALEIAKRNGATCIALTKYTKSELADKSNILLSISTPELTIRSGAMGSRIAMLTVIDMLFAGVASAEYQNVKKYLSKTHNILAAKHRK; from the coding sequence ATGGCTATACATGACAATATCCTGATTAAAATCCGGGAGATGAAGGACAGCCTCACTCCCGTCGAGAGAATGGTCGCCGAATGCATCCTCGCCAACCTCGACGAAGTTCCCCATCTTTCGATCAAAAGCCTGGCTCAGCTCAGCAAGACGAGCGACGCGTCCGTGCTGCGGTTCTGCAAGACGATGGGCTACAGCGGCTACCGAAGCTTCATCGTCAGCATCTCGGCTTCCCTCGGTTCGAGGGAGGAAGAGCAGAAGGAGACGTACACGGACATCCAGCCGGGGGACGACCTCTCGATCATCGTCTCGAACATTTCCCGCAATAATATGAAGTCGATCGAAGATACCCTGAGCATCATCGACCGGAACGAAATCGCCAAAGCGGTGAAGGTGCTGCGCTCCAGCAACCGGATCGTGTTTTTCGGCATCGGGGCGTCCGGGCTCGTCTGCATGGACGCGGAACAGAAGTTCTCCCGCATCAATAAACTGTGCCACTCCTATACCGACGGCCACAGCCAGTTAACGGCCGCGACTTTGCTCGGCAGAGGGGACGTCGCGTTCTTCGTGTCCAACTCCGGCGATACCGTCGAAATTCTGGACGCGCTCGAGATCGCCAAGAGGAACGGCGCCACTTGCATCGCGCTGACCAAATACACGAAAAGCGAGCTGGCGGACAAGTCGAACATTCTTCTCAGCATTTCCACGCCGGAGCTGACGATCCGAAGCGGGGCGATGGGATCGAGGATCGCGATGCTGACGGTCATCGACATGCTGTTCGCGGGCGTCGCCAGCGCCGAATACCAGAACGTAAAAAAATATCTGTCGAAAACCCACAACATCCTGGCCGCGAAACATCGGAAATAA